The DNA sequence taagagctcttcgggttACTAGTCCTGAActcttagatgaagagtttaagaatattgattctattggtctcaagcattgttatccactgagttttttggaagtttgccgtagcaaagcacgtcgtacatattataataatatatgcagtgagaaaattcgcccaaagaatgtgttatgtttaccacatttttctgggtttgaaaatattgtcaaggccttgaaactttttcccAAGAGCTTagtaataatattaaacataCGTTAACTGAGCGGAAGGTTATAAATGTTTGTATGCCAAATAAGCTTCGGTCTCGTTCCAATCTTGCTTCCTCAGAAAATTTGGCCAAGCTTGGAGAATGCGCCAGATGGGGTATGCTTTCGACCTTGTTTAGTCTGGTGTATGGCCACCTGCTGGTGGCCACCCAGCTGCCCCCTGACCCCAGACAGGATGGTTGGCTCCTGATGAAGTCTCCGCTACCCACCTACATCATCTCCGTCGGCTACGTCCTGGGCGTCACCTGCCTGGCGCCCAAACTCATGGAGGACAGGCGGCCCGTCTCGGGTCTCCGgccagtgatggtggtgtacaACGCCCTGCAGGTCGTTATTTCCTTCTGGCTCTTGTACGAGGTGAGTCGGGTGAGGAGGAGAGGTGAGTCAGGTGAGGAGGAGAGGTGAGTCAGGTGAGGAGGAGAGGTGAGtcaggtgaggaggaggagaggtgagtCAGGTGAGGAGGAGAGGTGAGTCAGGTGGCGATGGTGAGACGCTTCAGAAGACGATGGACTTAATATCCAACTATCCTACCTCATATATCTATCCTGCTCTGGTAACACTCCAGCCTATCTCGTCTTTTACGAATCCTGGTACTCTGTTCTATGAATCAAGAACCCTATTCCAAAACGTTTTGGAATGGAGGTTTACCTTCAGGAAAGACCAATCCTGGTCTTTTCTGATGGTAAACTTATGAAATGTATATCCATTGTTATGGCTATATTTCAGGAAGTGGATTCAACTGTATTAGGCACTAATTTAATATCAAGTTATAAGTCAGTGATAACGTCTGGTTGAGACACTGTTCGCTCATCATGGTACAGTGGGTAATGAATGTGGATGAatcatgtcatagctcagtcgattaaggcagcgtctgggatgttctcggaagtaggttcgaatcctcgccacggcccttgtggatttgttcatttgatgcatcacgctattgtgatttctgtgtgtatggggGAGTCCAGGGCCGCGAGTTCGAGTTCACTGTATGGCCCCCAATTTATTTCCAATGGAACTAAAAATTCCATAAGAGAGAGATTCGAACGCACGTACAGGAAGAGAGTTTGGTGTTCGGGAGAGTGTGCACTCACCACACAGGTTTGGATATTCGTATGTTTCGATgacaaaatcagtaggagccgtgagagggattcgaacctatgttgtGATGATGTTAAATGCTAATCTCTGTTAATAAGGGTTAAACCAGGGCTTCTGTCCCCATGAGAATATCTCCTTTACTCATTCAATACCACTGATCCAGTGCTAAGTATAACTGAACAACCCCCCTCGTCTCATTCATCATTCCCCTATCCTAAGTCATCACCATTGTTCTCATCATAAGCCACATATTAACCTCCCATAATGGCTACAGGTCGCAATGGCAGGATGGCTTACGACCTACAGCTACCGCTGCCAGACATGTGACTTCTCCAACAGTCCAGAGGCCTTGAGGGTGAgtggctaccccccccccctcacgccaTTACCAGCAAATAAACCAAAGTAATCGGTTGTCTGAGCATTGTGCGTTCGTGTGTCATCTAAATGAAAACGGGATATGTGTGGGTGCTTCTATGGTTTAAACGGAAACAGTTATATAAGGGCGTGTGTAATCACAAAACATAAAAACAGTCCAGAAATGCGCAGTAACTGTCTTTCCAGCCTGTCTTATTTTCGTGATTTTATCATGGAACTGCTGAAGGGTCGCTAAGGCAGGATTTCCCCTTCCCTGAAGCCATGTGGGTGTTCGTTTATATGTCTGAGCCGCTCCAGGTGTTTTAATATTCTTATCCTTACGAGTACCGTGTAGAGAATGCTTATTAGTGGTGCTGGTCTGTGATTTAgtgcctcctctctctctctctctctctctctctctctctctctctctctctctctctctctctccttattgaCACCACGTTCACCATCTTCCAAGAACTGGCAGAAGTGTAAAAATAAGCTTCCAAAGGAAAGAACTTCCAAGAACTTCCAACACTGAGTGTTGCGATCTTGAGAATACTGAGTATGCTGAGGGTCTATGCAGATAACATTTCACCGAGGATAGTATGACACCTGGTTCCATAGGTTTATTTCATCTGCAGTTATCCTGcagctctcctccccccccccctcgtgtgaTATCTAGTCACTTGGGCATTTATGgacttttttttcttattttatgATTATGTCGTATGTTTGGTTGTTTCTTTCCTTTGGATATAATGAAATttttttaaaaatattatttatacTCTTAGGTTTTCGAATTCGTGCCTGGCTCTGTTGCATCTATGGCGGTTTTCTTCTGTTCTCTGTCCACAGTATTTTTCCACTCCTTCGTGATTTTCGTTTTTGCTTCTTGGTTTGTCTATTGAATCATGACTTGTCGTATTCCCTCGAAGATCTTTTACACTTACTGTTAGCATGAATCTCTCTCTGGCTTATTATTCCTTAGACTCTTTTCTCCATAAGTCCTTGCTTCCGTTTCATGTTTCCTAAGTTCTTTCTCTTGCTGTGGTGTAATTCATTTTCCTGTAGCCTCCATTCCTTTCTCTGAACCCTTGAATCACATCCATTGTTTTTAAATAGATAAGTTAAAGaccaggacacaatggtcgcggcctcctagtggtatttcatgttcaaagtcttatatattttctttattttggaGAAGATCAGATCCAGTAACGTAAATGCATTTCTCCCACTTTCCCTTATTTAATTTTTAGCGTGTCGAGTAAAAAAGTTCCTCTCCAGAACCTCCACAAATCTTGTTCCCCGTGAAGACTAAACCCACACACCAGATGGTGAGGTGTTTCCACATCTTTCTTACCAACATGGGCGTTTCTCgattccctgtctgtctgtctgtctgtctgtctgtctgtctgtctgtctgtctgtctgtctgtctgtctgtctgtctgtctggctgcctgcctgtttgtgtctgtctgttctgccctccctccctccctccctccctctctgtctctgtctgtctgtctgtctctctctctctctctatgattAATAGTTTTACTTGCATTCTGTGTGCTGTTGCTGCCCCCTTTACAGCTCATCTGTATATGCTTTGTATCATTATATTGATATCTGAGGCGTCTACTAGTTGTATGTTACCAAGAGATATTATATCTTTTTTTTTCGTCTGCTGTCATAGTTCCAGCGATGTAGCCTgtctatacatatatattaacatCTTCAAATTACTCAAACTTTCCTTGTCTTTTCACAAGGagttcatttctctctctctctttcccccttaGTTTCCTGTCTTCTCCTATTATCTGGTATTCTGTGCTTGAAATATTGTACATGATATCATATCATTGGTCTTGATTTCCACTATTGCAATAATATCAGGCTTTTTCTCTGATCTATTATTTTGATGTCACTGCTTTATTTGTAACTCCATCCGTATTGGTATATTATATTTAAAGGCTCTTCTTGGACACACTGTTTCCTGAGTTCTCAGAGCACACTTGTTCGTATTTGTATCTGCAGTTGTGAGTTGTAAATATGAGTGGGATGAAGTTGTGCTTGTGAATTAGTTGTGAGTTAGGCTGAAAATGATTCAGAGGATATAAGGGAATTTAGAGGGGGTGCTCTGTGAGAGGGAGTGGCTGTGGGGGAGAGGGACAGAAGGGGGTGATATGGAGTGGTGGGCTGACGGACTGAGgacagagagatgcagagggatagggaggggaaagaataaggaagggggggggggagtgaggggtaGTGATGGGCAGGGAGCAGTgaaagtgtgtgtttgtgtgtgtactcacctagttgtaatatTGGTCGGGGTAACCCCCTTGGGTGATGGAATTAatgtagtatgtgtgtgtgtgtgtgtgtgtatgtatgtgtgtgtgtgtgtgttagtgtgttataTATAACAAGGTGTGTTATATCACATCCACATATTGCAAGAGTTCGTATGTTTATGCCAGCGTATGCACACAAACATTTGTGTATGCAGCAACAAGACCACATCCCTAGAAGtaatccctaccccccccccctccagatgTTGCGGGCCGCCTACTGGTACTACGTCTCCAAGTTCGCGGACTTCCTCGACACAGTGAGTCTTCCTGGTCTTCTTAATGTTCCTCATAATACATCCTTCTCCTGTCGTGTCAAAtcatccacttggactggtcggtggATCAAGCGTCTCTGCCTCTATAGCAGGGGGCGGCGTCTGACCCCCTGATGACATCAGTGCGTTATACATATGGGGGAATATGGCGACCCCCGACGCCCCTATTATACTCGATAAAATAACCAGTAATCCGGTAGAGTTTAATGAAGCTAGCCACAAGCGTCTCGTTCCCCCTACCTCGCATAGACACATTCTTCTCTGTAGATGTACTAAATGGGGAACCCGGCGGTCTCCGGGTCAGTCCGGATGTtggtatccccccccctccccctccccaccaccatcgCAACCCCATTCGCAACAGCTTACCTGCTCTAAGCTCCTTGTAACTTGCAACCCTCCCCGTCTGCCCCATATCACAGTAAAAATCTTCAATACTCACTGTATTCATCACTGCAAACTTCCTCACTTTGTCTACATTACCCAATGAAATATAGTTATAAGTAGCTTCATTAGAAATAATAGAAATATCAGTAAGGGGAACACAACATGTAGTCGTAGTAGTAGAAACTGTAGAACATGTCGTAGTCGTAACTTCATCATCAATGTTCATTAAGATGTTCgttccccccccccaggtgttCTTCCTGCTGAACAAGAAATATGAACACATCTCTGCACTGCACGTCGTGCACCATTCCCTGATGCCTGTCAACATGTGGTACGGTCTGCGTTACCAGCCTGGTGAGTCTGCGTTGCCATGGTGATGGCGTCTGCGTTGCCATGGTGATGGCGTCTGCGTTGCCATGGTGATGGCGTCTATGTTGCCATGGTGATGGCGTCTGTGTTGCCATGGTGATGGCGTCTGTGTTGTTGTCTTGGTCGTGGTGGGGTAGTTATCTCAGGAACTTCATAAGAACCagaacctcctaaatgtcaacagaCGCCCGTGGAACCTAACAAGGGGAGCCGGGAAGCAACCCACAGGCGGGGAATTTAGTGAACAGGAAATGACCTCAGGTGTGAGAGCTGGTTAGGTCGCTTTGGTATTGTTGGGGTCACTCATTGACATCACCCACCTTCCTACAAGTTGACGGGGTCACTCATTGACATCACCCACCTTCCTACAAGTTGACGGGGTCACTCATTGACATCACCCACCTTCCTACAAGTTGACGGGGTCACTCATTGACATCACCCACCTTCCTACAAGTTGACGAGGTCACTCATTGACATCACCCACCGTTGGTGAGGTCACTTGCTGGCCACACTCGACCCTTCTACATATGGTTGGGGGGTCACTCATTGCCAACACGTTCCCTTTTCACATTGGTGCGGTCACTCactgacccctcacccacccaccccccccacaTACCTTCTACATAAATAAGTAATTTATCTGACAAACTACACAGAAAGATTTGAAGACGGTGCGAAACAAGTTATCAATTGTCAGCCGTCTGATTTCGGCTGCTTTTTCCTAGCCAATGGTGTAAGGATCTAGATCAACCCACCTATAACACGTcgagtgtgttgtgtgttgttgaagattgttgttgttgtggtggtggtggagtgtgttgctgtgatgactgtgttgttgtggtggtggtggagcgacCCGTCCTCTAACAATGACGtgtcgcttttcgcacgtatgTCTCCCTGACATAGGTGGATGTCTCCCTGACATAGGTGGATGTCTCCCTGACATAGGTGGATGTCTCCCTGACATAGGTGGATGTCTCCCTGACATAGGTGGATGTCTCCCTGACATAGGTGGATGTCTCCCTGACATAGGTGGATGTCTCCCTGACATAGGTGGATGTCTCCCTGACATAGGTGGATGTCTCCCTGACATAGGTGGATGTCTCCCTGACATAGGTGGATGTCAGGGACGACACCCAACACCCTTTCTTCCTCCACCAGTGGTGGAGAATTTTAGGACAGGACGACATCACCCTGAGAGTGAGGAGTTACTCACAGGACGTAAACTCGTAcggccattttcggccatacgggcaaacggccaaattcagtctTAATTTATTAGAGGACAGGTTGGgtggagtgtactcacctaatcacctaattgtactcacctaattgtgcttgtgatggttgagctctgactctttggtcccgcctctcaactggtgaacaggttcctgagcctactgggctctatcatatctacatttgaaactgtgtatggagtcagcctccaccacatcactgcctagtgcattccatctgttaactactctgacactggaaaagttttttctaatgtctctgtggctaatttgggcactcattttctgtgtccccttgttcgcgaaccacccgtgttaaacagtttatcttcaaCTACCCCctgccaattcctctgagaattttgtagatagtgatcatgtcttcctttactctctatcttccgtgtcgtgaggtgcatttcacgcagcctttccccgtaactcatgcctcttagttctgggactagtctaatggTATACCTCTGAGCTTTttcgtggttgtggtggaggtggtgttgtggtggtggagtattgttgttgttgttgttgtggagtgTATTGTTGTTGTGGTAGAATGTGTTCTTGTTGTGGTATTGGAatgtgttagtgttgtggtggtggtggtggagtgtgttgttgtggtaggaTGTGTTCTTGTTGTGGTATTGGAatgtgttagtgttgtggtggtggtggtggagtgtgttgttgtggtaggaTTGTTTTTGTAGAATATGAGAGCAATACATTACATTATTATCTTAAATTCATCAAATGACTCATTCTGAAAGATTATTTTCTTCATTGCTTGTGaccaccccccctccaacactgggtgtaaccaccacctccctccaacACTGGGTGTGaccaccccccctccaacactgaGTGTGAccaccccctccaacactgggtgtgaccaccacctcctccaacactgggtgtgaccaccacctccaacactgggtgtgaccaccaccccctccaacactgagtgtgaccaccaccccctccaacactgagtgtgaccaccacctccctccaacACTGGATGTGaccaccccccctccaacactgggTGTGACGACCACCTCCCTCCAACACTGGGTGTGaccaccccccctccaacactgggTGTGACCacaccccctccaacactgcATGTGACCACCACCCCCTCCAACACTGCATGTGACCACCACCCCCTCCAACACTGCATGTGACCACCACCCCCTCCAACACTGCATGTGACCACCCCCTCCAACACTGCATGTGACCACCACCCCCTCCAACACTGCATGTGACCACCACCCCCTCCAACACTGCATGTGACcaccccctccaacactgtatgtgaccaccacctccctccaacactgggagagagagaaaagaacacACCCTCACGCTGACATAGACACAAACACAAACCCACAAGACCTTCAATATTCCTCGCTGAAGAATCAAAACGACGTCAATTCAGCTGATTCTGAATCAACGTTGATTCTGTCATGTGTTTCCTGGTGTGCAGTTTGACGCCTCAAGGTGGAGTGCAGCACTCAAGATGGTGAGTGTTTTCAGACTCGCGAGATTATCTTCGTCTTTGGTTTGGCTAAACACCTTGTTGTTTATGCAAGAAGTCAATGATCATGGTACAGATAAGGGCCTCGTTGGTCATTGTTGACACAGAAGTGTTTGTTATTCATAACAATGGAAGGGACGAGCGCGGGTTAACAAAAATATAGGAAGACTTATAGTGAAATACTGTAGATGACGTCACAAGGTCCATCAACGCtgtctgtgacgtcacaaggtccATCAACGCtgtctgtgacgtcacaaggtccATCAACGCtgtctgtgacgtcacaaggtccATCAACGCtgtctgtgacgtcacaaggtccATCGacactgtgacgtcacaaggttcATCAACGCTGTCTGTGATGTCACAAGGTCCATCAACGCtgtctgtgacgtcacaaggtccGTCAACGCtgtctgtgacgtcacaaggtccGTCAACGCtgtctgtgacgtcacaaggtccATCGACACtgtctgtgacgtcacaaggtccTTCAACACTGTCTGTGACGTCACACTGTTGACAAACGCTCATGTGACGTCACACTGTTGACAAACGGTCATGTCACCTCACAGTGATTGGCTAAACGCTAAGATAAACCATATTTATCTTCATTCTGATTGGTCGAACGAAAAATAAATCAATATCTATCGCAATTAGTCTCTATCGTCTTTTTACGAACGTTTTTTTGACATTAATTTATAGAGAAATCGGGATATTGAACAATTGATGCAAATGCGCTCACGACCGCAAGGACTCTGGCTCGATTTCCGGACCGCGAGAGACGTTTCCAGGGGTGTCATTTTTCCTTCCACCTGATGcctatgttcacctagcaatacacgtatcggtatctgggagttagaataCTGTTATGGGTTTCATCCTGAGGAAGATCAGCCGTTGACCtaagggagggagcgagggaaggAGGGGACTCTTAGGTAAACTTAACAAGCTTCCTCTCTCAATGGAAAACGGGATAACGTAGCGCATAGTGTAGTCTGCCCTGAAACCACGAAATTGCACGTCGACGAGTTATATATTACGTCACCGATGACGTTTCAccgcacagcaccgctcctgtgccaggtaaatccactacgggctctccatagtccgtgctacttgtcccgctcctgtgccaggtaagttacgagctcaccatagcccgtgctacttgcccagctcctgtgccaggtaagtccactacgggctcaccatagcccgtgctacttgccccgctcctgtgccaggtaagtccactacaggctcaccatagcccgtgctacttggaacttgttccgagtagctgagtctataacaacaacaccGACGTTTCACCGCACATGTTTACACTCGACGTTTGGACCTCTTGTGGAAATTCGAGGACCTGGATTTGGATTGGTATTGGGCTTTAGGGGTCgataaccaggggccagattcacgaaagcacttacgcaagcacttaagaacgtgtacatctttcctcaatctttgacggctttggttacatttattaaacagtttacaagcatgaaaacttcccattcaattgttgttattgttataaacagcctcctggtgcttcggagctcattaactgtttaataattggaaacaaagccgccaaagattgagaaaagatgtacaggttcgaaagtgtttgcgtaagtgctttcgtgaatctgaccctagCCTCTTAAGGGTTGTTAAAGTCACCACCAGAACCTATTGAtgtcctgaacatcgtccagggcTAAAGTAGACTCTTTATAGGGTATACCTCGAGATGCGAGGCACTACAGTACACCCAGCCTCTCTCTGAGTATAAATTAAAAGTTTACAAATACTAAATTATTCTAGCTACTTGCTCAATAAGTTATTGTGGTGACCTTATCAAATCGAGTCTTGATAAGGGTCCATAGCCTTATGGATATACAGGTTTCGTGTTCActgacgaaacctctacatctttcctcgatcaaaTCGACTATTATGTAACACGGGTTTGAGTACCTCTCACTgtacttctctaccttctactccctctacccgtattcttacttttatttctaaaccaagggactccaaaacttttaacaaagccaactccacgccacgtggtcctaagacgattgaccgacttaggattctacacccagtatgacgtgacctaagctctgaacaaaaccctagagtcacctctgctgccaccaccagaccagtaatacaagagcaatgatcgaggtctggatcgatcacgctaattaatcaacctaggggcttgatccccactataaacgatgaccttgagtgtggaataaattacacggtaatgataattccgattcgatgttagaatcggcgcccaatgcaactctgcctcgtgtggaccacgtgaccaggacaagtatacacataaccaaatggagacaataaaaatgcaaattattaacaaatttaatttattaaaagaaaactaaaacaaaatctaaatgtgttcactccctatcactttaacactccctacttgacctgaatggcaaatgagaagactatttctatacataaccatagcaactatacctctatgttttccagctctcggtgttgggctggtcttggggagaggtaagatgttttgacctctcccagctgctcggcagatcacactgatctcctccttgtctggtctaccccagactagaaccttgtatccttc is a window from the Procambarus clarkii isolate CNS0578487 chromosome 48, FALCON_Pclarkii_2.0, whole genome shotgun sequence genome containing:
- the LOC123764658 gene encoding very long chain fatty acid elongase 7 isoform X1 codes for the protein MAPSTSTHRALSDHPHQQQGHEENLAKLGECARWGMLSTLFSLVYGHLLVATQLPPDPRQDGWLLMKSPLPTYIISVGYVLGVTCLAPKLMEDRRPVSGLRPVMVVYNALQVVISFWLLYEVAMAGWLTTYSYRCQTCDFSNSPEALRMLRAAYWYYVSKFADFLDTVFFLLNKKYEHISALHVVHHSLMPVNMWYGLRYQPGGHSSFMGFLNAFVHVVMYSYYLLAAMGPRVRPFLWWKKYLTALQMVQFIFVMVHSLQLLFIECPVPYQITWWIFGTSVMFLFLFSNFYLQAYIRASTKARTQEMNKVVNGFLGCYANGLTSPRGPPRDVPEMTCKVTELRQNKTLKNRREPSSLP